One region of Syntrophobacter fumaroxidans MPOB genomic DNA includes:
- a CDS encoding ABC transporter substrate-binding protein, with product MKKMLWIMALSLIVPLCVTPASWSADTIKVGFNIPLTGDIPKVGESSKFAAEILKGEINAAGGLKVGDKTYQLEFIYEDNESKAESATATALKLITQDGVLAIIGPQSSKQAIPAGQVCNDNKTPMISPWSTNPKTTENRPYVFRACFLDPFQGPVAAKFVTEEFKAKKAAVLYDIASDYPKGLAEFFKDAFEKIHGPGSVVAFETFTTKDKDFSAQLTKIVASGADVLFTPQYYDEVPLIVKQAQELGWKKPIMGSDSWGSAELMKLCGDACKGYCFSTHYAAAGAKGATKEFIDKYNTKYGYVPDDVAALTWDAINLLFTAVKNTGGLSGNLDKDRDAIKDKLTQVKDFEGITGKMTFAPGGNPTKCAVVVKISDKGEFEFFKSACP from the coding sequence ATGAAGAAAATGTTGTGGATCATGGCACTGAGCTTGATCGTGCCGCTTTGCGTCACACCCGCTTCGTGGAGCGCCGACACCATCAAGGTCGGTTTCAACATTCCCCTGACGGGCGACATTCCCAAGGTCGGGGAAAGCTCCAAGTTCGCCGCGGAAATCCTCAAAGGCGAGATCAACGCCGCCGGAGGGCTGAAAGTCGGGGACAAGACCTACCAGCTGGAATTCATTTACGAAGACAATGAATCCAAAGCCGAATCGGCCACCGCCACGGCCTTGAAGCTCATCACACAGGACGGCGTCCTGGCGATCATCGGCCCCCAGTCGAGCAAGCAGGCCATCCCGGCGGGTCAGGTATGCAACGACAACAAAACTCCCATGATCTCCCCCTGGTCGACCAACCCCAAAACCACTGAAAATCGCCCCTACGTATTCCGGGCGTGTTTCCTCGATCCGTTCCAGGGCCCGGTGGCCGCCAAGTTCGTAACCGAGGAATTCAAGGCCAAGAAGGCGGCCGTGCTTTACGACATCGCCAGCGACTATCCGAAGGGCCTTGCGGAGTTCTTCAAGGACGCCTTCGAAAAGATCCACGGACCGGGCTCGGTGGTGGCGTTCGAGACATTCACCACGAAGGACAAGGATTTCAGCGCCCAGCTCACCAAAATCGTCGCTTCCGGGGCCGACGTTTTGTTCACTCCGCAATACTACGATGAAGTCCCCCTGATCGTGAAACAGGCCCAGGAACTCGGGTGGAAGAAACCCATCATGGGCAGCGACAGCTGGGGATCGGCCGAGCTGATGAAGCTCTGCGGCGATGCCTGCAAGGGCTACTGCTTCAGCACTCATTACGCTGCCGCCGGAGCCAAGGGAGCCACCAAGGAATTCATCGACAAGTACAACACGAAGTACGGCTACGTGCCCGACGACGTTGCCGCTCTCACCTGGGATGCCATCAACCTGCTCTTCACCGCCGTGAAGAACACCGGCGGGCTGAGCGGCAATCTCGACAAGGACCGCGACGCCATCAAGGATAAGCTCACGCAGGTCAAGGACTTCGAGGGCATCACCGGAAAGATGACCTTCGCGCCGGGCGGCAATCCGACCAAGTGCGCGGTGGTCGTCAAGATCAGCGACAAGGGTGAATTCGAGTTCTTCAAGTCAGCCTGTCCCTGA
- the serA gene encoding phosphoglycerate dehydrogenase, translating into MKVLICDGMHEVGLSILRAAEGIDVDVPDQPGAEEIKAMLPDYDAVIVRSRTRITAELIENAPRLKVIGRAGTGVDNIDVKAASARGALVMNTPGANATAAAEHTIAMMLALARHIPQATQSMREGRWDKKRFMGTELFHQTLGIIGLGKIGSIVADRALSMKMDVLGHDPYIIPEAAAILGVEWVPLDELLARSDFLTLHTPSTSETVRILNRETLARTKPGVRILNCARGGLIDEQALYEFLLNGHVGGAALDVFEQEPPVDSPLLKLENVIFTPHLGASSYQAQANVARAIATQIVDYLLYGIIRNAVNFPSIRPQDYEKIKPYLVLAERLGSLQGQVSTPIQRLEITYSGSDLQELPLQPLTHTVIKGLLDPILAEKVNLVNAPLLLKERQIELITTTRSESKGYTGEIAVKAISPREEFSAAGAVLQGHEIRLIRINDYRLEAELEGINLLIQNYDKPGTIGLIGTTLGSHQVNIANMHLSRTPRDKAIAIIRLDNEAPPEAIETLRRHPSIISVQQVKL; encoded by the coding sequence ATGAAAGTCCTGATTTGCGATGGAATGCATGAAGTCGGCCTGTCCATACTCAGGGCCGCCGAAGGGATCGATGTGGATGTTCCGGACCAGCCGGGCGCCGAGGAAATCAAGGCGATGCTGCCCGACTACGATGCGGTGATCGTGCGAAGCCGCACCCGCATCACCGCCGAGCTCATCGAGAACGCCCCCCGGCTGAAAGTGATCGGTCGAGCCGGCACGGGCGTCGACAACATCGACGTCAAAGCGGCGAGCGCGCGCGGCGCCCTGGTCATGAACACCCCCGGCGCGAACGCGACCGCGGCGGCCGAACACACCATCGCGATGATGCTCGCCCTGGCCCGGCACATTCCCCAGGCGACGCAATCCATGCGCGAAGGACGCTGGGACAAGAAACGCTTCATGGGTACCGAATTGTTCCACCAGACTTTGGGGATCATCGGTCTCGGGAAGATCGGAAGCATCGTGGCGGACCGGGCGCTGTCAATGAAGATGGACGTTCTCGGCCACGATCCGTACATCATTCCGGAAGCGGCGGCCATCCTCGGCGTCGAGTGGGTGCCCCTGGACGAGTTGCTGGCCCGCTCCGATTTCCTTACACTGCATACCCCTTCCACCAGCGAGACTGTTCGCATCCTGAATCGCGAGACCCTGGCCCGGACCAAGCCCGGCGTGCGCATCCTCAACTGCGCCCGAGGCGGTCTGATCGACGAGCAGGCGCTCTACGAATTCCTGCTGAACGGCCACGTGGGTGGGGCGGCTCTGGATGTCTTCGAACAGGAGCCGCCGGTCGACAGCCCCTTGCTGAAGCTGGAAAACGTCATCTTCACTCCGCACCTGGGCGCGTCCAGCTACCAGGCTCAGGCCAACGTGGCGCGGGCCATAGCCACCCAGATCGTTGACTACCTCCTCTACGGGATCATCCGCAACGCGGTGAATTTTCCGTCCATCCGCCCCCAGGACTACGAGAAAATCAAGCCCTACCTCGTTCTGGCGGAACGGCTCGGGAGCCTGCAGGGGCAGGTTTCCACCCCCATTCAGCGGCTCGAGATCACTTACAGCGGCTCCGACCTTCAGGAACTGCCTCTTCAGCCCCTCACCCACACCGTGATCAAGGGCTTGCTCGATCCCATTCTGGCCGAAAAGGTCAATCTCGTGAACGCGCCGCTGCTGCTCAAGGAGCGACAGATCGAGCTGATCACGACGACCCGTTCCGAATCCAAGGGATACACCGGCGAAATCGCGGTCAAAGCCATCAGCCCGCGCGAGGAATTCTCCGCCGCCGGCGCGGTGCTTCAGGGACACGAGATTCGCCTGATCCGGATCAACGATTATCGTCTCGAAGCCGAGCTCGAGGGCATCAACCTCCTGATCCAGAACTACGACAAACCGGGGACCATCGGCTTGATTGGAACCACCCTCGGGAGCCACCAGGTGAACATCGCCAACATGCATTTGAGCCGAACCCCGCGGGACAAGGCGATCGCCATCATCCGGCTGGACAACGAAGCCCCGCCGGAAGCCATCGAGACGTTGCGGAGGCATCCAAGCATCATCAGTGTCCAGCAGGTCAAACTGTGA
- the ald gene encoding alanine dehydrogenase — MKIGCPKEIKNHEYRVGLTPAAVKAYCEAGHEVYMQKDAGAGSGIADAEYVSAGARVLPTAEEVWKSCEMIVKVKEPLPVEYDLLQRDQLVYTYFHFAADERLTRACLEKGIIALAYETVQEADGSLPLLKPMSEIAGRMAPLMGAFYMGRIHGGRGLLPTGVPGVKPGNVLILGGGTVGRNAAHVAAGLGARVTILDINLDTLGRLSDIMPPNVATVFSDSHTIDFHIEDADIVIGAVLVPGAKAPKLITRETLKLLKPGCVFVDVAIDQGGCSVTSRPTTHAEPIYVLENIVHYCVANMPGAYARTSTFALNNRTIKYGLKLAGETLEKACARNLALKRGLNLYKGAITFQPVAEAFGLEKFYKPVDEVLG, encoded by the coding sequence ATGAAAATCGGATGCCCGAAGGAAATCAAAAACCATGAATACCGGGTCGGGCTTACTCCGGCTGCGGTCAAAGCGTACTGCGAAGCAGGTCATGAAGTCTACATGCAAAAGGACGCTGGAGCCGGGTCCGGGATCGCCGATGCCGAATACGTCTCCGCGGGCGCCCGTGTTCTGCCGACGGCGGAAGAGGTCTGGAAGTCCTGCGAGATGATCGTCAAGGTCAAGGAGCCTTTGCCGGTCGAGTACGATCTGCTTCAGCGGGACCAACTGGTGTACACGTATTTCCATTTCGCCGCCGATGAACGGCTGACCCGGGCATGCCTGGAAAAAGGCATCATCGCTCTCGCTTACGAGACCGTCCAGGAAGCGGACGGTTCCCTGCCTCTTTTAAAGCCGATGAGCGAGATTGCGGGCCGCATGGCCCCGCTCATGGGAGCCTTCTACATGGGCAGAATTCATGGCGGGCGCGGGCTTCTGCCGACCGGCGTGCCGGGAGTCAAGCCCGGGAACGTCCTGATCCTCGGCGGCGGGACCGTGGGCAGGAATGCCGCCCATGTTGCGGCAGGGCTGGGGGCCAGGGTCACCATACTCGATATCAACCTGGATACCCTCGGACGTCTGAGCGATATCATGCCCCCCAACGTGGCGACCGTTTTCTCAGACAGCCACACCATCGATTTCCATATCGAGGATGCCGATATCGTCATCGGCGCCGTCCTTGTTCCTGGGGCCAAGGCACCCAAACTGATCACGCGGGAGACTCTGAAGCTCCTCAAACCCGGTTGCGTTTTCGTGGACGTCGCCATCGATCAGGGAGGGTGCTCCGTGACGTCGAGGCCGACCACCCACGCGGAACCGATTTACGTTCTTGAAAACATCGTTCACTACTGCGTGGCCAACATGCCGGGGGCCTACGCGCGCACTTCCACGTTCGCGCTCAACAACCGCACCATCAAATACGGTCTGAAACTGGCCGGTGAGACGCTCGAAAAGGCATGTGCCCGGAACCTCGCCCTCAAGAGAGGACTCAATCTCTACAAGGGCGCCATCACCTTTCAGCCCGTGGCGGAGGCCTTCGGACTGGAAAAGTTCTACAAACCGGTGGACGAGGTGCTCGGGTAA
- a CDS encoding sigma-54-dependent transcriptional regulator yields the protein MQTKRTILVVDDDLHILEVIEARLSSMDFRVLKATSGQEALDLLKAGAVDLVITDVRMPGMGGMDLFHEIQTFHAGLPVIFLTAYGTISDAVKAVKAGAVDYLTKPFDGRDLVLKVKEILRKPVPHLPAQETISPKHEFWGGKSASMRELQDLVERIAPSDVNVLILGESGVGKERVARLIHQKGPRRLFPFVVVDCGSTPTGLLESELFGHVRGAFTHAIRDKKGLIEAAERGTLFLDEIGNISPEMQVRLLRFLEDRKIRRIGDLREIPVNCRVIAATNVDLPEDVEAGNFREDLYYRLRVVTLRIPPLRERREDIPLLAQHFLQSFCESQNLPPVRLPQETIRWLSEYPWPGNVRELKNALEAGAVLCRESVLRPSDLHLSGLPHAPLKPHVSVGDSLSLEESERNAIVRALQQAGWVQKDAAQLLGISRRAINYKIKKYGIESSGKRASAEETD from the coding sequence TTGCAGACCAAGCGGACCATCCTCGTGGTGGATGACGATTTGCACATCCTGGAGGTCATTGAGGCACGTCTGTCTTCGATGGATTTCCGGGTGCTCAAGGCGACCAGCGGACAGGAAGCGCTCGATCTCCTCAAAGCCGGTGCCGTGGATCTCGTGATCACCGATGTACGAATGCCGGGGATGGGAGGAATGGACCTTTTCCACGAGATACAGACCTTTCATGCCGGGCTTCCGGTTATCTTTCTGACGGCCTACGGCACGATCTCCGATGCCGTGAAAGCCGTGAAGGCCGGAGCGGTCGACTATCTCACGAAGCCTTTCGACGGCCGCGACCTGGTCCTGAAGGTCAAGGAGATTCTGCGAAAACCCGTCCCCCATCTGCCTGCCCAGGAGACGATTTCCCCGAAACACGAGTTCTGGGGCGGTAAAAGCGCCTCCATGAGAGAGCTCCAGGACCTGGTGGAGCGCATTGCCCCCAGTGACGTGAACGTGCTGATTCTGGGCGAGAGCGGGGTGGGCAAGGAACGCGTGGCCCGCCTGATTCACCAGAAAGGCCCGAGGCGACTGTTCCCGTTTGTCGTGGTCGATTGCGGCTCCACGCCGACGGGGCTTCTGGAAAGCGAGCTTTTCGGCCATGTGCGGGGAGCGTTCACTCACGCCATCAGAGACAAAAAGGGACTGATCGAAGCGGCGGAGCGGGGCACGCTTTTTCTGGATGAGATCGGCAACATTTCACCCGAAATGCAGGTCCGGCTGCTGCGTTTCCTGGAAGACCGCAAGATTCGGCGCATCGGCGATCTGCGCGAAATACCGGTGAACTGCCGTGTGATCGCGGCCACCAACGTGGACCTGCCCGAGGACGTCGAGGCCGGCAATTTCAGAGAAGATCTGTACTACCGGCTCCGAGTCGTCACGCTCAGAATTCCGCCGCTCCGGGAAAGGCGGGAGGATATTCCGCTGCTGGCTCAGCACTTTCTTCAGTCTTTTTGTGAGAGTCAGAATCTGCCCCCCGTGAGGCTCCCCCAGGAAACGATTCGATGGCTCTCCGAATACCCGTGGCCCGGAAATGTCCGGGAGCTGAAGAACGCCTTGGAAGCCGGAGCCGTCCTTTGCCGCGAGAGCGTCTTGCGTCCCAGCGATCTGCACTTGTCAGGGCTGCCGCATGCGCCCCTGAAGCCGCACGTATCCGTCGGCGATTCGCTCTCCCTGGAAGAAAGCGAACGCAACGCCATTGTGCGGGCTCTCCAGCAGGCCGGCTGGGTCCAGAAGGATGCCGCTCAACTGCTGGGCATCAGCCGCAGGGCGATCAATTACAAAATCAAGAAATACGGAATCGAATCGAGCGGAAAACGGGCGAGCGCGGAAGAAACGGATTGA
- a CDS encoding branched-chain amino acid ABC transporter permease, translated as MQWGSFYALIALGYTLVYGVLLLINFAHGDIFMVGAYIGFFIATLLLGHYTAALPFALSPTAIFVLSLILTMILTAGVGVAIERVAYRPLRRKGVSRLYVVITALMCGLILENGNLALLGASRRSFPELLPKAVYTVGGVVISNIKILVIVTTILVFLLLETIVRKTKIGMAMRAISYDRMAVPLMGIPVDTVIVFTFILGSSMAALAGVLFATAYPVLEPYMGALVGWKAFIAAVLGGIGEIRGAFLGGFLLGFIEIFVAAYFPSTLRDLIAFSILLMFLTVKPTGIFGVARATKI; from the coding sequence ATGCAATGGGGAAGCTTTTACGCCCTCATCGCTCTGGGTTACACGCTGGTCTACGGCGTGCTGCTGCTGATCAACTTCGCTCACGGCGATATTTTCATGGTGGGCGCCTACATCGGTTTTTTCATCGCAACCCTGCTCCTCGGGCATTACACGGCGGCGCTTCCATTCGCACTTTCTCCGACGGCCATCTTTGTCCTGAGCCTTATTCTGACGATGATCCTCACAGCGGGCGTGGGGGTAGCCATCGAACGGGTTGCCTACCGTCCGTTGCGGCGCAAGGGGGTCTCGCGCCTCTACGTGGTCATCACCGCCCTGATGTGCGGGCTGATCCTGGAAAACGGCAACCTCGCCCTGCTGGGCGCCAGCCGCCGAAGCTTTCCGGAACTGCTCCCCAAGGCCGTGTACACCGTCGGCGGAGTCGTCATCAGCAACATCAAGATCCTGGTCATCGTCACCACCATACTCGTCTTCCTGCTGCTCGAAACCATCGTCCGCAAGACCAAGATCGGCATGGCGATGCGCGCGATTTCCTACGACCGGATGGCTGTCCCCCTGATGGGAATTCCGGTCGACACGGTGATCGTGTTCACATTCATTCTGGGTTCGTCGATGGCCGCCCTGGCCGGAGTCCTGTTCGCGACCGCCTACCCGGTCCTGGAGCCGTACATGGGCGCGCTGGTAGGCTGGAAAGCGTTCATCGCGGCTGTCCTTGGCGGAATCGGAGAGATTCGCGGGGCATTCCTGGGAGGATTCCTCCTCGGATTCATCGAAATTTTTGTCGCGGCCTATTTCCCCTCGACCCTGAGGGATCTCATCGCCTTCAGCATTCTATTGATGTTTCTCACTGTAAAGCCGACGGGGATCTTCGGCGTCGCCCGCGCGACCAAAATCTAG
- a CDS encoding ABC transporter ATP-binding protein — protein MLEVRNLHVRYGSITALRGISFHVNDGEVVALLGANGAGKSTTLMSIMRLPPPEGPTVSEGGITYNGIDLLPVPAHVLVAKFGIGLVPEGRHIFGNLSVLENLKLASYARTDKENLDADYERVFSLFPRLKDRRNQRGDTLSGGEQQMLAMGRAFMSGVRFILLDEPSMGLAPLLMQELFRVLKQLNEAGMTILVVEQNARIALKYAHRAYVLEAGNIVMEGSAEALRNDPKIQRAYLG, from the coding sequence ATGCTTGAAGTCAGGAATCTGCATGTACGTTACGGCAGCATAACCGCCTTGCGGGGAATCAGCTTCCACGTGAACGACGGAGAAGTGGTTGCCTTGCTGGGAGCAAACGGAGCGGGGAAGTCGACGACCCTGATGAGCATCATGCGGTTGCCGCCGCCGGAAGGACCGACGGTGAGCGAGGGCGGCATCACTTACAACGGAATCGATCTGCTCCCCGTCCCGGCCCATGTCCTGGTGGCGAAATTCGGTATCGGGCTCGTCCCCGAAGGGCGGCACATTTTCGGAAATCTGAGCGTGCTGGAGAACCTGAAACTGGCCAGCTACGCCCGGACCGACAAAGAGAACCTCGACGCCGACTACGAGCGGGTGTTCTCGCTCTTCCCGCGCCTCAAGGACAGGAGGAACCAGCGGGGGGACACCCTGAGCGGCGGGGAGCAACAGATGCTCGCCATGGGGCGCGCGTTCATGAGCGGGGTCCGTTTCATTCTTCTGGACGAACCCTCGATGGGCCTGGCCCCGCTGCTCATGCAGGAGCTTTTCCGGGTGCTCAAGCAGCTCAACGAAGCCGGAATGACGATCCTGGTGGTGGAGCAGAACGCCCGCATCGCCTTGAAATACGCACACCGGGCCTATGTCCTGGAGGCGGGGAACATCGTGATGGAAGGCTCCGCCGAGGCGTTGCGCAACGATCCGAAGATCCAGAGGGCTTATCTCGGATAG
- a CDS encoding ABC transporter ATP-binding protein gives MSLLEIRDLTHFFGGLRAVYNLNLTLEGGELLGLIGPNGAGKTTVFNLVCGFYRPTEGEIQLLGKNIAGLRPHKVTALGIARTFQNIRLWNTLTVFDNLCISQHYLLGYGLVKSVLRTPSFRASEAKVRRTASELLELLGLNHYAKEYPKNLPYGLQRRLEIGRALSIHPKLLLLDEPAAGMNPGEVEQLIDLIRWIRTEFKLTIWLIEHHMRVVMSVCDHIKVLDFGETIADGTPDQVKQNRRVIQAYLGEEEPSYA, from the coding sequence ATGTCGCTGCTTGAAATAAGGGATTTGACTCACTTCTTCGGCGGGCTTCGGGCAGTCTACAACCTCAACCTGACGCTCGAAGGCGGGGAGCTCCTGGGTCTCATCGGACCCAACGGCGCCGGGAAAACCACCGTGTTCAATCTGGTGTGCGGCTTCTACAGACCCACGGAGGGCGAGATTCAACTGCTCGGGAAAAACATCGCCGGCCTGCGTCCGCACAAGGTCACGGCCCTGGGTATCGCGCGCACCTTCCAGAACATACGGTTGTGGAACACCCTGACCGTCTTCGACAACCTGTGCATCTCACAACACTACCTGCTGGGTTACGGGCTCGTCAAATCGGTTCTGCGCACGCCATCCTTCCGTGCCAGTGAAGCGAAGGTCCGTAGAACGGCGAGCGAGCTGCTCGAATTGCTCGGGCTGAATCACTACGCCAAGGAATACCCCAAGAATCTGCCCTACGGTCTGCAGAGGCGGCTTGAAATCGGGCGCGCCTTGTCGATCCACCCGAAGCTGCTGCTCCTCGACGAACCCGCCGCGGGAATGAACCCCGGCGAAGTCGAGCAACTCATCGATCTGATCCGCTGGATCCGCACGGAATTCAAGCTGACCATCTGGCTGATCGAACACCACATGCGCGTGGTGATGAGCGTGTGCGACCATATCAAGGTTCTCGATTTCGGAGAGACGATCGCCGACGGCACTCCGGACCAGGTGAAACAGAACCGGCGGGTGATCCAGGCCTACCTTGGAGAAGAAGAACCGTCCTATGCTTGA
- a CDS encoding branched-chain amino acid ABC transporter permease has translation MRSLSILAYVLLGILLVAGAMGNWVNSYIQLVIMYIGINIILSSSLNLVNGYMGEFSVGHAGFMAVGAYITSVLNVWFFTDSTIFGPSLFPPVSAVVLFPVTLLIGGIGAALAGLLVAIPSFRTRGDYLAIITLAVNYIVKSSIENLQVIGGARGFMGMGGVVNAMKSAVPVPWVLIWVLIATGLTIWVLYRFVNSTYGKGIVAIRDDEIAAEIMSVDTRRMKMVAFMLSSGLAGIAGGLFAHVLGYINPGTFTIMKSTEVLVMVYLGGMGSLSGSVLSAVILTVGLELFRSFQVWKWVVVPLLLILLMLFRPEGLFGHRELTDVFPWLGRRFAKKERQV, from the coding sequence ATGCGATCATTGTCGATACTGGCATACGTCCTTCTGGGCATTCTCCTCGTCGCCGGCGCCATGGGCAACTGGGTGAATTCCTATATTCAACTCGTCATCATGTACATCGGCATCAACATCATACTTTCCTCCTCGCTGAACCTCGTCAACGGTTACATGGGCGAGTTTTCGGTGGGGCATGCCGGGTTCATGGCGGTCGGTGCCTACATCACTTCGGTGCTCAACGTATGGTTCTTCACCGACAGCACAATTTTCGGACCTTCTCTTTTCCCGCCGGTGAGCGCGGTCGTGCTGTTCCCCGTCACTTTGCTCATCGGGGGCATCGGTGCCGCCCTGGCGGGGCTGTTGGTGGCCATCCCCTCGTTCCGGACCCGGGGAGACTACCTCGCCATCATCACGTTGGCGGTCAACTACATTGTCAAGAGCTCCATCGAGAACCTGCAGGTGATCGGCGGCGCCCGGGGTTTCATGGGAATGGGGGGCGTCGTAAATGCGATGAAGAGCGCCGTCCCGGTACCCTGGGTTCTGATCTGGGTACTGATCGCCACCGGCTTGACGATCTGGGTCCTCTACCGCTTTGTCAATTCCACCTACGGAAAAGGGATCGTGGCGATCCGGGACGATGAAATCGCCGCGGAAATAATGAGCGTGGATACCCGGCGGATGAAAATGGTCGCCTTCATGCTGTCCTCCGGATTGGCGGGCATTGCCGGGGGTCTGTTCGCTCACGTGCTCGGCTATATCAATCCCGGAACCTTCACGATCATGAAATCCACGGAAGTCCTGGTGATGGTGTACCTCGGAGGCATGGGTTCGCTCAGCGGGTCCGTCCTGAGCGCCGTCATCCTCACCGTCGGCCTCGAGCTCTTCCGCTCCTTCCAGGTCTGGAAGTGGGTGGTGGTCCCGCTTTTGCTCATTCTGCTGATGCTCTTCCGTCCCGAGGGGCTTTTTGGTCATCGCGAACTGACCGACGTCTTCCCGTGGCTCGGCCGCCGGTTTGCCAAGAAGGAAAGGCAGGTGTAG
- a CDS encoding sensor histidine kinase yields the protein MKIKFGIIIKLFFWYFALATIFYGTIVILFVHMRQIMQISETVVNRNYRIAAASKKMIDSLLWMAENERKYDLLKKEDYKEFFFSAQKEYEGNLVEILRISSGWGKQGDPWDDLFRNYQIHFAATGSEPVEGEGAKTPWLAEEVINEWIRKISKARAANEQEIESEMRVLSQTGRMALQAGFIGLGVSVLAGLLGSIYLGHYMNKPLQELRRGIRSITREGSIEPIRILTKDEFGELAGAFNEMAARLAEEERMRSDFISMLSHEIRTPLTSIRESVNLIVEEVVGEINERQRRFLQIASDEIQRITSLLNHLMQVSRLEAGAVSIRPRPLDAAEFVAGSIHRVTPAAEAKGISIRTEIAPGIPRAMGDPENLQQVLLNLLGNAIKFSPPGTDVVVKAEFDPAKSGSNLTFSVSDSGPGIPDEELTLVFHKYYRASGVRDEVDGVGLGLSISKHIVEAHGGRVWVSSRTGEGCTFSFTLPAVDEA from the coding sequence ATGAAAATAAAGTTCGGAATCATTATCAAGCTATTCTTCTGGTATTTCGCGCTCGCCACGATTTTCTATGGAACCATCGTCATCCTTTTTGTCCACATGCGCCAAATCATGCAGATATCCGAAACGGTCGTGAACAGGAACTACAGGATCGCCGCGGCATCCAAGAAGATGATCGACAGCCTGCTCTGGATGGCGGAAAACGAACGCAAGTACGACTTACTCAAGAAGGAGGACTACAAGGAGTTCTTTTTCTCGGCGCAAAAGGAGTACGAGGGGAATCTGGTCGAGATCCTGCGCATAAGCTCCGGATGGGGCAAGCAAGGCGACCCCTGGGACGACCTCTTCCGGAACTACCAGATTCACTTTGCCGCGACCGGAAGCGAACCGGTGGAAGGTGAAGGGGCGAAGACTCCCTGGCTTGCCGAGGAGGTCATCAACGAGTGGATCCGGAAGATATCCAAGGCCAGGGCCGCGAACGAACAGGAAATCGAATCGGAGATGCGGGTCCTCAGCCAGACGGGCCGCATGGCGCTCCAGGCCGGGTTCATCGGCCTCGGCGTGTCGGTGCTCGCCGGCCTTCTCGGCAGCATCTACCTCGGGCATTACATGAACAAGCCGCTCCAGGAATTGCGCCGGGGCATTCGTTCCATAACCAGGGAAGGGTCCATCGAACCGATCCGCATCCTGACCAAGGACGAATTCGGAGAGCTTGCGGGGGCATTCAACGAGATGGCCGCCCGGCTGGCCGAAGAAGAGCGCATGAGGTCGGATTTCATCTCCATGCTGAGCCACGAAATAAGGACGCCGCTGACCTCGATCAGGGAGTCCGTCAATTTGATCGTCGAAGAGGTGGTGGGGGAAATCAACGAGCGGCAGAGGCGGTTCCTGCAGATCGCCAGCGATGAAATACAAAGGATAACCTCCCTGCTGAACCATCTCATGCAGGTGTCCAGGCTCGAGGCGGGTGCCGTGTCCATCCGGCCGCGGCCCCTCGATGCCGCCGAGTTCGTGGCGGGGAGCATCCACAGGGTCACCCCCGCCGCGGAGGCGAAGGGGATCAGCATCCGGACCGAAATCGCCCCTGGAATTCCCCGGGCTATGGGCGATCCGGAAAACCTGCAGCAGGTGCTTCTCAATTTGTTGGGGAATGCCATCAAATTTTCCCCACCGGGCACGGATGTTGTGGTAAAGGCAGAGTTCGATCCTGCTAAGAGTGGCTCCAACCTGACGTTTTCCGTATCGGACAGCGGCCCGGGGATACCGGACGAGGAACTGACCCTGGTTTTTCACAAGTATTATCGGGCTTCGGGGGTCAGGGACGAGGTGGACGGTGTCGGTTTGGGACTCAGCATTTCCAAGCATATTGTGGAGGCTCACGGCGGAAGAGTCTGGGTGAGCAGTCGAACGGGAGAAGGGTGTACCTTTTCCTTCACTCTTCCCGCGGTGGATGAGGCATGA